CGATGATTGGGGGGTTCCCATATCGTTTTAAGCCTTTATCGACTCTATAACTTCTGTTAGAACGGCCTTACCTTTCTGGACTTTCACTGTGAACTCACCGAACTCCATACTCCGCGCCAGCTGGTCAAGCTTGGACGCGGCCCTGCCTTTTCTTGATCTACACTTGATTCGCTCAATCTTTCCGTCTGAACCGTGTATTTCGACGACGTCATACCGCCCTGATCGCACAGATTCGATTATCGAAAGCTCTTTATCTGTCAGCTCGTGTTTTACGCGAAATTGTGGGAGTCGCATATTCGGCAGTACAGCCTTACAGCATTGGTTTAGATCAATAACCAGGTACGACTTCGTGTTGAGGTGTCCCGATGACATACAAAGCTCAAAGTTGGTTTGGTCAATGACCTCCGCCCATCCATCGCTGAAGCTAACAAGCAGAAATCGCGCAGGATCTATCGCCAAGCAGTGTGTGACTGCATATTCAAACTCGGGCCTTGTGACCGACGGTTTGCCGGGAACCTCAAAAATTGCGCGGCGCGCGATCTTCAATGATTCCAGCGGCACACCAAACTTTCTCAGATCTGCCAGAACCTTTATCCAGACCAGGTCCAAGAAACTGAGCCGTCTCCAGCCCTCGCTGGTCTTTCTAGACTTGTCTTCGATCAGACCAGCTTCCGCCCAGTGGTTTATCACCCGATAGGTGGCCCCAGAGTCCTTCACGGTGTGGATCTTCTTGTTTACAAGGTCGCTGACCCGCTGAAATTCGGATCGTGTCTTGGAGACGTACTCCGCTACGCTGATAT
This DNA window, taken from Gammaproteobacteria bacterium, encodes the following:
- a CDS encoding MerR family transcriptional regulator, encoding MNPTTRQKVPTTKPNRLFRGTGWDISVAEYVSKTRSEFQRVSDLVNKKIHTVKDSGATYRVINHWAEAGLIEDKSRKTSEGWRRLSFLDLVWIKVLADLRKFGVPLESLKIARRAIFEVPGKPSVTRPEFEYAVTHCLAIDPARFLLVSFSDGWAEVIDQTNFELCMSSGHLNTKSYLVIDLNQCCKAVLPNMRLPQFRVKHELTDKELSIIESVRSGRYDVVEIHGSDGKIERIKCRSRKGRAASKLDQLARSMEFGEFTVKVQKGKAVLTEVIESIKA